One genomic segment of Natrononativus amylolyticus includes these proteins:
- a CDS encoding ABC transporter permease, which produces MSRLGRVRAEVGADWRSFARRRTAVFFTFFFPVILIVIFGALVSTDPGGGGLFAEPPAFYVPGYLAVVVLFTPLSRLGSEVARHREGNRFEKLATTPLSRTEWLLAQTVVNAAIIGLASLLILALVVALTGAEIVFSPLLVPYVLVGVVCFCGIGAMLGSYSDSQDGAVAASNAIGLPLLFLSETFVALEQLPDWFTPLVNLSPLTYFARGVRAATMPDAQVPAVGGVDPMVANLAVLTLLAAVAFALGARSIPRTD; this is translated from the coding sequence ATGAGCCGGCTCGGCCGGGTTCGAGCGGAGGTCGGCGCCGACTGGCGCTCGTTCGCCCGCCGCCGGACGGCGGTCTTTTTCACCTTCTTCTTCCCGGTGATCCTGATCGTCATCTTCGGCGCGCTCGTCAGCACCGACCCCGGCGGCGGCGGTCTGTTCGCCGAGCCGCCGGCGTTCTACGTCCCCGGCTACCTCGCCGTCGTCGTCCTCTTCACGCCGCTGTCCCGCCTCGGCAGCGAGGTCGCCCGCCACCGCGAGGGGAACCGCTTCGAGAAGCTCGCGACGACGCCGCTCTCGCGGACCGAGTGGCTGCTCGCCCAGACGGTCGTCAACGCCGCGATCATCGGGCTGGCGAGCCTGCTGATCCTCGCGCTCGTGGTGGCCCTGACGGGCGCGGAGATCGTCTTCTCCCCGCTGCTCGTTCCGTACGTCCTCGTCGGCGTCGTCTGTTTCTGTGGTATCGGCGCGATGCTCGGCAGCTACAGCGACTCCCAGGACGGCGCCGTCGCCGCGAGCAACGCCATCGGACTGCCGCTGCTGTTCCTCTCGGAGACCTTCGTCGCCCTCGAGCAGCTCCCCGACTGGTTTACGCCGCTGGTGAACCTCTCGCCGCTCACGTACTTCGCCCGCGGGGTCCGTGCGGCGACGATGCCCGACGCCCAGGTTCCCGCAGTGGGGGGCGTCGATCCGATGGTTGCGAACCTCGCGGTGCTCACCCTCCTCGCCGCGGTCGCCTTCGCCCTCGGCGCGCGGTCGATCCCGCGAACCGACTGA
- a CDS encoding TrmB family transcriptional regulator, with the protein MDEATLADRLRQLGLSEKEIDTYLTILEHGEAKASTVADDAGVSKRYVYSVSEKLDERGFVDVIDHVVPTTIRANPPEEVVAKLTDDLQSLEPALTDRYGNVTEPEREFEVIKTRTTVVKRIRELLERASEEVTLSVPASLLEEIEADLRETVDRGVLVILLVNGDETLPAERFDGIASVVRLWGENAPLIVTADQRYGLFAPNEMLVRTNAGLQGIAIAQAQLVPIIVGSFFGNYWPMAGQVYVTDPVDLPQSYTDFRHAVLQATLHLEAGTEVHVTAEARPVRTDDYDAVEGTLVGVRQGLLEPTRDTFAVENALIVEIEDEQRVTLGGKGAFVEDYETRKVTLAAA; encoded by the coding sequence ATGGACGAGGCTACGCTCGCGGACCGGCTCCGACAGCTGGGGCTGTCGGAGAAGGAGATCGACACCTATCTCACGATTCTCGAGCACGGCGAGGCGAAGGCGAGCACGGTCGCCGACGACGCGGGCGTCTCGAAGCGCTACGTCTACAGCGTCAGCGAGAAGCTCGACGAGCGGGGGTTCGTCGACGTGATCGACCACGTCGTGCCGACGACGATCCGGGCGAACCCGCCCGAGGAGGTCGTCGCCAAGCTCACGGACGACCTCCAGAGCCTCGAGCCCGCGCTCACCGACCGCTACGGCAACGTCACCGAACCCGAGCGCGAGTTCGAGGTGATCAAGACCCGGACGACGGTCGTCAAGCGCATCCGGGAGCTGCTCGAGCGGGCGAGCGAGGAGGTCACCCTCTCGGTGCCGGCGTCGCTGCTCGAGGAGATCGAAGCGGACCTGCGGGAGACGGTCGATCGCGGCGTGCTCGTCATCCTGCTGGTCAACGGCGACGAGACGCTGCCCGCCGAGCGGTTCGACGGGATCGCGAGCGTCGTCCGCCTCTGGGGGGAGAACGCGCCGCTGATCGTCACCGCCGACCAGCGATACGGGCTGTTCGCGCCGAACGAGATGCTGGTCCGGACCAACGCCGGCCTCCAGGGGATCGCGATCGCCCAGGCCCAGCTCGTCCCGATCATCGTCGGCTCCTTCTTCGGGAACTACTGGCCGATGGCCGGGCAGGTGTACGTCACCGATCCCGTCGACCTGCCGCAGTCGTACACCGACTTCAGACACGCCGTCCTCCAGGCGACGCTCCACCTCGAGGCGGGAACCGAGGTTCACGTGACGGCGGAGGCCCGGCCGGTTCGCACGGACGACTACGACGCCGTCGAGGGCACCCTCGTCGGGGTTCGCCAGGGGCTGCTCGAGCCGACCCGCGACACCTTCGCCGTCGAGAACGCCCTGATCGTCGAAATCGAGGACGAACAGCGCGTCACTCTCGGCGGAAAGGGGGCGTTCGTCGAGGACTACGAGACCCGGAAGGTGACGCTGGCGGCGGCGTGA
- a CDS encoding DUF420 domain-containing protein: MATASARRQLRENPIAVTVFLTVVGYALVIGTFLLDLPIYPDLTNAQVNYLTHAIALINAATTVLLVCGWYWIRAGAVERHRWAMIGAFSLILLFLVVYLLRVGGGGEKVIVGVSTGVWYAYIAMLAIHIVLSIVAVPVVLYALILGLTHTPSELRTTAHARIGRIAAASWILSLVLGVVTYLMLNHIYEYEFQSLVLPVL; this comes from the coding sequence ATGGCAACCGCGAGCGCGCGACGACAGCTGCGGGAGAACCCGATCGCCGTCACGGTCTTCCTGACCGTCGTCGGGTACGCACTCGTCATCGGAACGTTTCTCCTCGATCTTCCGATCTACCCGGACCTCACGAACGCGCAGGTGAACTACCTGACTCACGCGATCGCGCTGATAAACGCGGCGACGACGGTACTGCTCGTCTGTGGCTGGTACTGGATCCGCGCCGGCGCGGTCGAACGCCACCGGTGGGCGATGATCGGCGCGTTCTCGCTGATTCTGCTGTTCCTGGTCGTCTACCTCCTCCGGGTCGGCGGCGGCGGCGAGAAGGTGATCGTCGGCGTCTCGACCGGCGTCTGGTACGCTTACATCGCCATGCTCGCGATCCACATCGTACTCTCGATCGTCGCCGTTCCCGTGGTGCTGTACGCGCTGATCCTCGGTCTCACGCACACGCCGTCGGAGCTCCGTACCACCGCCCACGCCCGGATCGGGCGGATCGCCGCCGCCTCCTGGATTCTGAGCCTGGTGCTCGGGGTCGTCACCTACCTGATGCTCAACCACATCTACGAGTACGAGTTCCAGTCGCTGGTGCTTCCCGTGCTGTAG
- a CDS encoding ABC transporter ATP-binding protein has protein sequence MEAVVAATDLRRSYGETVALDGVSLSVAPGEVFALIGPNGAGKTTLVRALTGTTEPESGTARVFGEPPASVDRDRLGVLPQEFSPPDRLTARELIAYYAGLYGTAREPDDVLADVGLADAGDTRYENLSGGQQRRVCVGSALVNDPDVLFLDEPTTGIDPAGRRTVWGLLEELAESGTTIVLTTHDMAEADRLADRVALLAAGRLVADGSPDALVAEHGGSSRLTVETDVPAAARDALADLDYTLETDAGTVVVAGIEPAEIGAVVDALEAGSVPYTELTWTEPDLEDVYLALADGAERERTGGPLEPSPASGVPGGAE, from the coding sequence ATGGAAGCCGTCGTCGCCGCAACGGACCTCCGCCGGAGCTACGGGGAGACGGTCGCCCTCGACGGCGTCTCGCTGTCGGTCGCCCCCGGAGAGGTGTTCGCGCTCATCGGGCCGAACGGTGCGGGAAAGACCACGCTCGTCCGCGCGCTCACCGGCACCACCGAGCCGGAGTCGGGGACGGCACGCGTCTTCGGTGAGCCGCCCGCGTCCGTCGACCGCGACCGCCTCGGCGTGCTGCCACAGGAGTTCTCGCCGCCCGACCGGCTCACCGCACGCGAGCTCATCGCGTACTACGCCGGCCTCTACGGGACGGCGCGAGAGCCCGACGACGTCCTCGCGGACGTCGGACTCGCCGACGCGGGCGACACCCGGTACGAGAACCTCTCGGGCGGCCAGCAGCGCCGGGTCTGCGTCGGCTCCGCGCTGGTCAACGACCCGGACGTGCTCTTTCTCGACGAGCCGACGACCGGCATCGATCCCGCCGGACGGCGGACCGTCTGGGGGCTCCTCGAGGAGCTCGCAGAGAGCGGTACGACGATCGTCCTCACGACCCACGACATGGCCGAGGCCGACCGGCTCGCCGACCGGGTCGCCCTGCTGGCGGCCGGCCGGCTCGTCGCCGACGGGAGCCCCGACGCGCTGGTCGCCGAACACGGCGGCTCGAGCCGTCTCACCGTCGAAACCGACGTTCCGGCGGCGGCTCGCGACGCGCTCGCCGATCTGGACTACACTCTCGAGACGGACGCCGGTACCGTCGTCGTCGCCGGGATCGAACCCGCGGAGATCGGCGCCGTCGTCGACGCGCTCGAGGCCGGGTCGGTGCCGTACACGGAATTGACGTGGACCGAACCCGACCTCGAGGACGTCTACCTCGCGCTCGCCGACGGCGCCGAGCGAGAACGGACGGGCGGGCCGCTCGAGCCGTCGCCGGCGAGCGGCGTCCCCGGAGGTGCCGAATGA